In bacterium, the following are encoded in one genomic region:
- a CDS encoding bifunctional 4-hydroxy-2-oxoglutarate aldolase/2-dehydro-3-deoxy-phosphogluconate aldolase — MQNKSQILYSKLREKRLIALLSPVRPEDCLAAWEALDPLGITLEIALRSPASAPGISLLLRMQPDALVLAGTVMTAAQSEQVIAMGVAGVVCPDYFPEVVERCGAADLMCIPGGISGVGAQLAQKAALYGCTIEELQELHPHQYIHKLFPAITGTVSFLGLAPAWKGPYKGLQMVYTGGITRANLSEVAGFDRSGIFCGSALTKAAPDQNAMRAEGEQWLALVQGAAQL, encoded by the coding sequence ATGCAAAACAAGAGTCAGATCCTTTATAGCAAACTGCGGGAAAAACGTCTGATCGCCCTACTTTCGCCGGTCCGGCCGGAAGATTGCCTGGCTGCCTGGGAGGCACTCGATCCCCTCGGCATCACCCTCGAGATAGCCCTGCGTTCACCGGCGTCTGCTCCCGGCATCTCACTGCTGCTGCGGATGCAGCCCGATGCCCTGGTCTTGGCAGGTACGGTGATGACTGCCGCGCAAAGCGAACAGGTGATCGCGATGGGTGTAGCCGGTGTGGTCTGTCCTGATTATTTCCCCGAGGTCGTCGAGCGCTGCGGCGCCGCCGATCTGATGTGCATCCCGGGCGGCATCAGCGGCGTAGGAGCCCAGCTGGCGCAGAAAGCCGCGCTCTACGGCTGCACCATCGAGGAGTTACAGGAGCTTCATCCGCATCAGTATATCCATAAACTCTTCCCGGCCATAACCGGTACGGTCTCGTTTCTCGGACTCGCCCCGGCCTGGAAAGGCCCCTACAAGGGGCTGCAGATGGTCTATACCGGCGGGATTACCCGCGCCAATCTCTCCGAGGTGGCGGGTTTTGACCGCAGCGGCATCTTTTGCGGCTCCGCGCTGACCAAAGCGGCCCCGGATCAGAACGCCATGCGCGCAGAGGGTGAGCAGTGGCTGGCTCTGGTGCAGGGGGCTGCGCAGCTATGA
- the malQ gene encoding 4-alpha-glucanotransferase, whose protein sequence is MNSDDPASGAALCPRIDPIISPSPTRGAQMELTRGSGVLMHITSLCSPHGIGDLGPEAFAFIDQLATARQRYWQLLPLNPTDPAYGNSPYLSSSAFALNSLLISPDVLLQDGLLEPADFADLNPPPAGPIDYPAVTEYKRALFARAFERWLKTPDPDFDRFCLEQSAWLEDFALFIALKGHFPGKMWSEWPVELRDRYPEALAESRKTLAEAIHFEKFLQYVVQKQWFALKRHCADRGITIIGDLPIYVDFGSSDVWSHPDRFKLDENREPYVVSGVPPDYFSATGQLWGNPIYDWEALAKDGFAWWLNRMRQNLRLFDIVRIDHFRGLIAYWEVPAEEETAINGRWVTVPTYPFFERLVAEIPNLNVIAEDLGVITDDVKEALRRFRLPGMKVLLFAFSGNPSENPYMPWRYEPNCIVYTGTHDNNTTRGWFLNDATDEEKQHLEQFLGRPVNSESVHWDLIGVAMSSPANVAILPLQDLLGIDGRGRMNVPGTNQGNWTWRLAEGEADPAAFNRLAELTLRYNR, encoded by the coding sequence TTGAATTCTGATGATCCAGCATCCGGAGCGGCACTCTGTCCCCGGATCGATCCGATCATATCCCCATCTCCAACCAGAGGAGCCCAGATGGAACTGACCCGCGGCAGTGGCGTTTTGATGCACATCACCTCCCTGTGCTCTCCCCATGGCATCGGCGACCTCGGACCCGAGGCTTTCGCCTTTATCGACCAGCTCGCCACCGCCAGACAGCGGTACTGGCAGCTGCTGCCGCTCAATCCGACCGACCCGGCCTACGGCAACTCCCCCTATCTGAGCAGCAGCGCCTTTGCCCTCAACTCCCTGCTGATCAGCCCGGATGTGCTGCTGCAGGATGGGCTGCTCGAACCGGCCGATTTCGCGGACCTGAATCCGCCGCCCGCAGGACCCATTGACTACCCCGCGGTAACCGAATACAAGCGGGCCCTCTTCGCCCGGGCCTTCGAACGCTGGCTCAAGACACCGGATCCCGATTTCGACCGCTTCTGCCTCGAGCAGAGCGCCTGGCTCGAGGATTTCGCTCTCTTCATCGCTCTCAAGGGCCACTTCCCGGGAAAGATGTGGAGCGAATGGCCGGTTGAGCTGCGCGATCGCTATCCAGAAGCCCTGGCTGAGAGCCGTAAAACCCTCGCCGAGGCTATCCACTTCGAGAAATTTCTCCAGTATGTGGTGCAGAAGCAATGGTTCGCCCTCAAGCGCCACTGTGCCGATCGTGGCATCACCATCATCGGCGATCTCCCCATCTATGTCGATTTCGGCAGCAGCGACGTCTGGTCGCATCCCGACCGCTTCAAACTGGACGAAAACCGCGAGCCCTATGTTGTCTCCGGCGTGCCGCCGGACTACTTCAGCGCCACCGGCCAGCTCTGGGGCAATCCAATCTACGACTGGGAAGCGCTGGCCAAGGACGGCTTTGCCTGGTGGCTCAACCGCATGCGCCAGAACCTCCGCCTCTTCGATATCGTCCGCATCGACCACTTCCGCGGATTGATCGCCTACTGGGAGGTTCCGGCCGAGGAGGAGACCGCCATCAACGGGCGCTGGGTCACCGTCCCCACCTACCCCTTCTTCGAGCGCCTGGTCGCCGAAATTCCCAACCTCAACGTCATCGCCGAGGACCTCGGGGTGATCACCGACGATGTCAAGGAGGCTCTGCGGCGGTTCCGGCTGCCGGGGATGAAAGTGCTCCTTTTCGCCTTCAGCGGCAATCCCTCGGAAAATCCCTATATGCCCTGGCGCTATGAGCCCAACTGCATCGTCTATACCGGCACGCATGACAACAACACCACCCGCGGCTGGTTCCTCAATGACGCTACGGACGAAGAGAAGCAGCATCTCGAGCAATTCCTCGGCCGCCCGGTCAACAGCGAATCGGTGCATTGGGATTTGATCGGTGTGGCGATGAGTTCACCCGCCAACGTCGCCATTCTGCCGCTTCAGGACCTGCTGGGCATCGATGGCCGCGGCCGCATGAATGTGCCGGGGACCAACCAAGGGAACTGGACCTGGCGCCTTGCGGAAGGTGAAGCCGATCCCGCCGCCTTCAACCGCCTCGCGGAGTTGACGCTTCGCTACAACCGCTGA
- a CDS encoding LytTR family DNA-binding domain-containing protein has product MSGKPRWSALIVDDEWLVREELKQLLADYPEIEVSGEAGSVRQAAELLGQRAFDVIFLDIQMPGALGFELLDQAEVTAKLIFITAYDQYAIKAFEVNALDYLLKPIQRERLGKAIARLAGSAPATPQPRPRLGHDDIVYVVIAGSLKFLQVAQIRYITAGGNYSYLYYQEHRRELVTKSLREWEEILPPDYFLRIHRSSLVNFEFVERIEKRPNYSHLVYIRGIEQPVVMSRRYAARLQHLLAR; this is encoded by the coding sequence ATGAGTGGAAAACCTCGCTGGTCGGCCCTGATCGTCGACGATGAATGGTTGGTGCGTGAGGAACTCAAACAGCTGTTGGCGGACTATCCGGAGATCGAGGTGTCCGGGGAGGCGGGCAGCGTCCGCCAGGCCGCCGAGTTGCTCGGGCAGCGCGCGTTCGATGTGATCTTCCTGGATATACAGATGCCGGGGGCGCTCGGCTTTGAGCTGCTCGATCAGGCAGAAGTTACGGCGAAGCTGATCTTCATAACCGCCTATGATCAGTACGCCATCAAGGCCTTTGAGGTCAATGCCCTCGATTACCTGCTCAAGCCCATCCAGAGGGAGCGTCTGGGCAAGGCCATTGCCCGCCTCGCTGGCAGCGCGCCGGCAACACCGCAGCCCCGACCCCGCCTGGGCCATGACGATATCGTCTACGTGGTGATCGCGGGTTCGCTCAAATTCCTGCAAGTCGCACAGATCCGCTACATCACCGCCGGCGGCAATTATTCCTACCTCTATTATCAGGAGCACCGGCGCGAGCTGGTTACCAAGAGCCTGCGGGAGTGGGAGGAGATCCTGCCGCCCGACTATTTCCTCCGCATCCACCGCTCCTCCCTTGTCAACTTTGAATTCGTCGAGCGTATCGAAAAGCGCCCAAACTATTCCCACCTGGTCTACATCCGCGGCATTGAACAACCTGTGGTCATGAGCCGGCGGTATGCCGCCCGGCTGCAGCACCTCCTAGCCCGCTGA
- a CDS encoding alkaline phosphatase → MSSFRCTLLSLLAVTFPLFCQPAAPQGFPYQPPANLTQLPVVTHEKVRNIILLIGDGMSISTVSNARIHGAGVSGAMHMDRMPIAGFVRTCSADNLITDSAAASSAMACGLKTNNGRISRTPDGNPGLSILSACQQKGMAAGLIVTSSVTHATPAGFGAHAMSRKEEPLIAENLLLNHIDVLLGGGRAFFIPQTLPESRRHDDRNLLEEARASQYTLLSTRDELLAAKGPRVLGLFAEEGMQTLPPGPSLAEMTAKGLALLSQNKKGFFLMIEGSQIDWANHEHNAENSVRQTLDFDMAVAAALRFAEVDRHTLVVVTADHETGGLSIIGGRVDGSEVELSWSTDDHTGATVPLYAYGPGALRLSGFHENTDIPKAFAALLHITPFPVILEEPLGSGHSGEK, encoded by the coding sequence ATGTCTTCGTTCCGCTGCACCCTTCTCTCCTTGCTCGCCGTTACGTTTCCCTTGTTCTGCCAGCCGGCCGCACCCCAGGGCTTTCCCTATCAGCCGCCTGCTAACCTGACACAGCTGCCGGTTGTCACCCATGAAAAAGTCCGGAATATCATCCTGCTGATCGGCGACGGGATGAGTATATCGACGGTGTCCAATGCCCGCATTCATGGCGCAGGTGTCTCCGGAGCCATGCACATGGACCGTATGCCGATCGCCGGATTTGTGCGAACCTGCTCGGCTGACAACCTGATTACCGATTCCGCCGCCGCCAGCAGCGCCATGGCATGCGGTCTCAAGACTAATAACGGCCGCATTTCCCGCACGCCTGACGGAAATCCCGGACTTTCCATCCTCTCGGCCTGCCAGCAAAAAGGGATGGCCGCCGGGCTCATCGTCACCAGTTCAGTCACCCATGCCACCCCGGCCGGATTCGGCGCCCATGCCATGAGCCGCAAGGAGGAGCCCCTCATTGCAGAAAACCTCCTTCTCAATCACATCGACGTCCTCCTCGGCGGCGGCCGTGCTTTCTTCATCCCCCAAACACTACCGGAGAGCCGCCGTCACGACGACCGCAATCTGCTTGAAGAAGCCCGGGCCAGCCAGTACACCCTCCTTTCAACCCGGGATGAGCTGCTTGCGGCCAAAGGACCCCGGGTGCTCGGTCTCTTTGCGGAGGAGGGGATGCAAACCCTCCCGCCGGGACCCTCTCTTGCGGAGATGACTGCAAAGGGCCTTGCGTTACTGAGTCAAAACAAAAAGGGGTTCTTCTTGATGATTGAGGGCAGCCAGATCGACTGGGCCAACCACGAGCACAATGCCGAAAATTCGGTGCGCCAGACCCTCGATTTCGACATGGCCGTCGCCGCTGCGCTCCGATTCGCCGAGGTCGACCGCCATACCCTGGTGGTGGTGACCGCGGACCATGAGACCGGCGGGCTTTCCATCATCGGCGGCCGGGTCGACGGCAGCGAGGTCGAGCTCTCCTGGAGTACCGATGACCACACCGGCGCCACAGTGCCGCTCTATGCCTATGGCCCCGGCGCCCTGCGTCTCTCCGGTTTCCATGAGAATACCGATATCCCCAAAGCCTTCGCCGCCTTACTGCACATCACCCCCTTCCCGGTCATCCTGGAAGAGCCGCTTGGTAGCGGACACAGCGGGGAGAAATAA
- a CDS encoding two-component regulator propeller domain-containing protein — protein MKSSRFSLFRLFAGLLCAILPAVLRAGPGNSQERELQFRNYTIDQGLSHSKVNCFFQDRQGFLWCGTNEGLNRYDGYTFTVYLADPSKPHSLSANLIRCIVEDREGYLWVGTEDGGLNRFDRASQSFLRFGADSSAGPALSGDNINALALDSTGVLWVGTEHGLDCIDADRRKVDHFIPWPEPGAAAAANEILALCLDRQGLLWAGTHDGGLLSFDRQTRRFSPYRHHPGDPRSIRDNEIHSLCEDHEGTLWIGTAFGGLNRMDRPGANFTALFPGAGNPESTTIRALLDDGRGSLWIGNRSGLYRLERKGGQITRHVHDPNNPHSLVQNSVQAIFQDRKGDLWIGTRGGISFLNTTNLPFVHYRADASSRRCLNSQEVYAILEDRAGDLWFGTESGGLNRLDRRSGLFSYYTYEPGNPACLSVNNVKCLLQDHQGDLWIGTFNGGLNRLPRSRGRRFQHYLHRPGDPSSIANDNILALLEDAAGDIWIGTYGGGLDRYDRGSGRFIHLMTAYHNEGFANVHCLLRDRQGRIWMGGSQARVGCLTPPGNTLRLFQLDRTGRDIEVRALFEARDGRIWIGTVGAGLFSISPESDSLQVVTTREGLPSNIVYGFQQDETGRLWLSTSNGLCRFDPVTRQCKNYYKENGLQSNQFNYGASLKSRDGELFFGGINGATAFYPTAIQENTFVPPVVVTSFSLFNRPVGIGGQPPILTRDITQTSSIALSWRDAVFSFEFAALNYALSEQNQYAYILEGFEQEWNHVTGRRFATYTNLDPGIYTFRVKAANNDGIWNEKGTAIRITISRPFWKMAWFRLLLLALLLLLVKLFIDYMTQRRDLLQARSLASLSQLKLLRYQMNPHFLFNALGSIRSMILISQEQAWDMVSALSEFLRYSLLNFNKAEALLDDEITAVTNYLNIEKVRYRDSLQVTVAIDEQARQLVVPAFICQPLVENAIKYGMQTSSLPLQVKLNIRFHNEVLSIDVSNSGRLKPLNAPSAPGDGHGNSVDNIRQRLEIMFHEEQSFELNEEAGWVHARIRITGKGLKRESLEAMADKS, from the coding sequence GTGAAATCAAGCCGATTCTCCCTGTTCCGGCTGTTCGCGGGACTTCTTTGCGCGATTCTCCCGGCTGTGCTCCGGGCCGGCCCCGGCAACAGCCAGGAACGCGAGCTGCAGTTCCGCAACTATACCATCGATCAGGGGCTCTCCCACAGCAAGGTCAACTGCTTCTTTCAGGACCGTCAGGGCTTCCTCTGGTGCGGCACCAATGAAGGTCTGAACCGCTACGACGGCTATACCTTCACCGTGTACCTGGCGGACCCATCCAAGCCTCACAGCCTTTCGGCCAATCTCATCCGTTGCATCGTCGAAGATCGCGAGGGGTACCTCTGGGTGGGCACCGAGGACGGCGGCCTGAATCGTTTCGACCGCGCCAGCCAGAGCTTTCTCCGCTTCGGTGCCGACTCGAGCGCGGGACCGGCCCTCAGCGGCGATAACATCAATGCCCTCGCCCTCGACAGTACCGGCGTACTCTGGGTCGGCACCGAGCACGGACTCGACTGCATCGATGCCGACCGCCGCAAGGTCGACCATTTCATCCCCTGGCCTGAGCCAGGGGCCGCCGCTGCCGCCAACGAAATCCTGGCCCTCTGCCTCGACCGACAGGGCCTCCTTTGGGCCGGCACCCACGACGGCGGCCTCCTCTCCTTCGACCGGCAGACGCGACGTTTCTCTCCTTACCGCCACCATCCCGGCGATCCCCGCTCCATCCGGGACAACGAGATCCACTCTCTTTGCGAGGACCACGAGGGCACCCTCTGGATCGGCACCGCCTTCGGCGGCCTCAACCGCATGGACCGGCCCGGCGCCAACTTCACCGCCCTGTTCCCCGGAGCGGGCAATCCCGAAAGCACCACCATCCGCGCTCTCCTCGACGACGGCCGCGGCTCGCTCTGGATCGGCAACCGCAGCGGCCTCTACCGTCTTGAACGCAAGGGCGGCCAGATCACCCGACACGTCCACGATCCCAACAATCCCCATAGCTTGGTCCAGAACTCGGTCCAGGCGATCTTTCAGGACCGGAAGGGCGATCTCTGGATCGGAACCCGCGGCGGCATCAGCTTCCTCAACACCACCAACCTCCCCTTCGTCCATTATCGCGCCGATGCCTCGAGCCGCCGCTGCCTGAATTCCCAGGAGGTCTATGCCATCCTTGAAGACCGTGCCGGCGACCTCTGGTTCGGCACCGAGAGCGGCGGACTGAACCGCCTCGACCGCCGCAGCGGTCTTTTTTCATACTATACCTACGAGCCCGGCAATCCCGCCTGCCTGAGTGTCAACAACGTCAAATGCCTGTTGCAGGACCACCAGGGCGATCTCTGGATCGGCACCTTCAACGGCGGCCTTAACCGCCTGCCCCGCAGCAGGGGGCGCCGATTCCAACATTATCTCCACCGCCCCGGCGATCCATCCAGCATCGCCAACGATAATATCCTTGCCCTGCTCGAGGATGCGGCAGGTGATATCTGGATCGGCACCTATGGCGGCGGCCTTGACCGCTACGACCGCGGCAGCGGCCGTTTCATCCATCTGATGACGGCGTATCACAACGAGGGCTTTGCCAATGTCCATTGCCTGCTGCGCGACCGCCAGGGACGCATCTGGATGGGCGGCAGCCAGGCCCGGGTCGGCTGCCTCACGCCGCCCGGCAATACGCTGCGCCTCTTTCAGCTCGACCGCACCGGCCGCGACATCGAAGTCCGCGCCCTCTTCGAAGCCCGCGATGGCCGCATCTGGATCGGCACGGTCGGGGCCGGCCTTTTTTCCATTAGTCCGGAATCCGATTCTCTTCAGGTTGTCACCACCCGGGAGGGCCTTCCCAGCAACATCGTCTATGGCTTCCAGCAGGATGAAACAGGTCGGCTTTGGCTGAGCACCAGTAACGGACTCTGCCGTTTTGATCCCGTGACCCGCCAATGTAAAAACTATTACAAAGAAAACGGCCTGCAGAGCAACCAGTTCAATTACGGCGCCTCCCTGAAAAGCCGCGACGGCGAGCTCTTTTTCGGCGGCATCAACGGCGCCACCGCCTTTTACCCCACAGCCATCCAAGAAAATACCTTCGTCCCTCCGGTGGTGGTCACCAGCTTCTCCCTCTTCAACCGCCCCGTCGGGATCGGCGGCCAGCCGCCCATCCTCACCCGAGATATCACCCAGACCTCCAGCATCGCCCTCTCCTGGCGCGATGCGGTCTTTTCCTTCGAATTCGCCGCCCTCAACTATGCGCTGAGCGAGCAAAACCAGTACGCTTACATCCTCGAGGGCTTTGAGCAGGAGTGGAACCACGTCACCGGCCGCCGTTTCGCCACCTACACCAACCTCGATCCCGGCATCTATACCTTCCGCGTCAAGGCGGCCAACAACGACGGCATCTGGAACGAAAAGGGCACTGCCATCCGCATCACCATCTCCCGCCCCTTCTGGAAGATGGCCTGGTTCAGGCTCCTCCTCCTCGCCCTGTTGCTGCTGCTGGTAAAGCTCTTCATCGACTATATGACCCAGCGCCGCGACCTCCTGCAGGCGCGCTCACTAGCCAGCCTGTCGCAACTCAAGCTGCTGCGCTACCAGATGAATCCCCACTTTCTCTTTAACGCCCTCGGCTCGATCCGCTCGATGATCCTCATCAGCCAGGAGCAGGCCTGGGACATGGTTTCAGCCCTATCCGAATTTCTGCGCTATTCCCTACTCAACTTTAACAAGGCCGAGGCGTTGCTCGATGACGAGATCACGGCGGTCACCAACTATCTCAATATCGAAAAGGTGCGCTATCGGGACTCGCTGCAGGTGACGGTCGCCATCGACGAACAGGCGCGCCAACTCGTCGTCCCCGCCTTTATCTGCCAGCCGCTGGTCGAGAATGCCATCAAATACGGGATGCAGACCAGTAGCTTGCCCCTACAAGTCAAACTCAACATCCGATTTCACAACGAGGTGCTCTCTATCGATGTTTCCAACAGCGGCCGGCTCAAGCCCCTGAACGCGCCGAGCGCCCCCGGCGACGGTCATGGCAATTCAGTGGACAATATCCGCCAGCGGCTCGAGATCATGTTCCATGAAGAGCAGAGTTTCGAGCTGAACGAAGAGGCAGGCTGGGTGCATGCGCGCATCCGCATCACCGGCAAGGGTCTCAAACGTGAATCCCTCGAAGCGATGGCGGACAAATCGTGA
- a CDS encoding response regulator, which produces MKELRTLIIDDEWLIRLELRRMLQPLLNIRIVGEAATVAEAVQLAETQHPDLVFLDLQLGDGSGLDFLNQSQASFSLIFITAFEYTLPKLLPRPPLACLAKPINKEKLFAVLHALQKGEGVQV; this is translated from the coding sequence ATGAAAGAACTCAGGACGCTGATCATCGACGACGAATGGCTCATCCGCCTTGAACTCAGGCGGATGCTTCAGCCGCTACTGAACATCCGTATCGTCGGCGAGGCGGCCACCGTCGCGGAGGCTGTCCAGCTTGCGGAGACACAGCATCCCGATCTCGTTTTTCTCGACCTGCAGCTGGGGGATGGTTCAGGACTCGATTTTCTCAACCAGTCGCAGGCTTCCTTTTCGCTGATCTTTATCACCGCCTTCGAGTACACGCTTCCCAAGCTTCTCCCGCGTCCACCGCTGGCCTGCCTGGCCAAACCCATCAATAAGGAAAAACTGTTCGCTGTACTACATGCTCTGCAAAAAGGTGAAGGAGTACAGGTATGA
- a CDS encoding M28 family peptidase: MRHRILFLLLCAVTTLQAGNATDSLILRQETLIQEVIAGIQIDSLLMRVRILSGEQEVRIGGANYTILSRYRSQPGNTLAAQYLYEELTRYGLHPFYDYFGAQGANVVAFQEGYLHPEQQFMICAHYDCMPAGNRSYGADDNASGTAAVLEAARLLGRRPMPFTVAYALWDEEEAGLLGSRAYAEKVARIGQQILGVINMDMIAYDGNADGIVTLHVRPVARSLDLCQRLIDINTNYAIGLDPWAVNPGTPKSDHASFWEKNYSAVLVIEDYRRGTAVDDFNPWYHSLDDRIMLNGQYLFDLGYFLRCAQMSLGALASYLFDVAPAAPVPQPAALVRPVRTAVTWAPSGRARAYRLQLARDPKFQTIDLDYPAVTDTSWVPARLRYDTDYFWRVRGYNRGGSGDWSAAANFTTSGPQQRTLALHPGWNLVTSSIAPDDSSLDHLLPKSGLLLRDGQGRRFAPDYGWDERKNWSVLEGFWIHADDSAELQFSGWEINTAPTPLPLRAGWQILPYWHTTSLPVAAVFSRLAGRGAVIKDAVGRVWWPAEGILEIADLEPDQAYQLHLDAADTLALPVNDQAIAISPADPSSLRPATLHYRPRSGTGVTAHLLLDTADLERGDEVGVWADGTLLIGGGRVEGPKTLLTLWGDDIATGGTIDGARSGSILNLTLWNEAMALERVLNLEQVREVWSNNAAVLPLSYEADGFWRGRAGAVEAIPKRLTLYQNYPNPFNSTTLLRYVLPHGSRVLLRIFNLQGQEVSRLAEGEQRAGIYERSFRAEGLASGIYWVELRAGAEVHRISMMLLR; encoded by the coding sequence ATGCGCCACCGCATTTTGTTCCTACTGCTTTGCGCCGTCACAACCTTGCAGGCCGGCAACGCCACGGACAGCCTCATACTGCGTCAGGAAACCCTGATCCAGGAGGTCATCGCGGGAATCCAGATCGACTCCCTGCTGATGCGGGTTCGCATCCTCTCCGGAGAGCAGGAGGTCCGCATCGGTGGGGCGAACTATACCATCCTCTCCCGCTACCGTTCGCAACCCGGCAACACCCTCGCCGCGCAGTACCTCTACGAAGAGTTGACTCGCTACGGTTTGCATCCCTTTTACGACTATTTCGGCGCCCAAGGCGCTAATGTCGTCGCCTTTCAGGAGGGCTACCTTCATCCCGAGCAGCAGTTCATGATCTGTGCACATTATGACTGCATGCCCGCCGGCAACCGGAGTTATGGCGCCGATGACAACGCTAGCGGCACTGCGGCTGTGCTTGAAGCCGCGCGCCTGCTCGGCCGGCGGCCGATGCCTTTTACAGTGGCCTATGCCCTCTGGGATGAGGAGGAGGCGGGTTTGCTCGGCTCGCGCGCCTATGCCGAAAAGGTGGCACGAATCGGGCAGCAGATCCTCGGGGTGATCAATATGGACATGATCGCTTACGATGGCAATGCCGACGGTATCGTTACTCTCCACGTCCGGCCGGTTGCCCGTTCCCTGGATCTGTGCCAGCGCCTCATCGACATCAATACCAACTATGCCATCGGCCTCGACCCCTGGGCCGTCAATCCCGGCACGCCCAAAAGTGACCACGCTTCTTTCTGGGAGAAAAACTACAGTGCCGTTCTGGTCATCGAGGATTACCGGCGCGGAACCGCCGTGGACGATTTCAATCCTTGGTATCACAGCCTGGACGATCGTATCATGCTCAATGGCCAGTATCTCTTCGATTTGGGGTATTTTCTCCGCTGTGCCCAGATGAGCCTTGGCGCACTGGCGAGTTATCTCTTTGATGTGGCGCCGGCGGCGCCGGTGCCGCAACCGGCAGCCTTGGTGCGGCCGGTGCGGACCGCGGTGACCTGGGCACCATCCGGGCGGGCACGCGCCTATCGGTTGCAGCTGGCCCGGGATCCAAAATTCCAGACCATCGACCTGGACTACCCGGCCGTTACGGACACCAGCTGGGTTCCGGCGCGGCTGCGCTACGATACCGATTATTTCTGGCGGGTGCGCGGCTACAATCGCGGCGGCAGCGGCGACTGGAGCGCCGCCGCAAATTTCACCACTAGCGGTCCGCAGCAGCGCACTCTGGCCCTGCATCCCGGCTGGAATCTCGTCACGTCCAGCATCGCCCCGGACGATTCGTCGCTCGACCACTTGCTGCCGAAGTCGGGCCTGCTCCTGCGCGACGGCCAGGGGCGGCGTTTCGCTCCCGATTACGGCTGGGATGAACGCAAGAATTGGTCGGTGCTCGAAGGTTTCTGGATCCATGCAGACGATTCTGCGGAGCTGCAGTTCTCCGGCTGGGAAATCAATACCGCACCGACGCCGTTGCCCCTCCGCGCCGGCTGGCAGATCCTCCCCTACTGGCACACGACTTCCCTCCCCGTCGCTGCGGTCTTCAGCCGCCTTGCAGGCCGGGGTGCGGTGATCAAGGACGCCGTGGGCCGCGTCTGGTGGCCCGCCGAAGGGATCCTGGAAATTGCAGATCTGGAGCCGGATCAGGCCTATCAACTCCATCTCGATGCGGCCGATACTCTGGCGCTGCCGGTGAACGATCAGGCCATCGCCATCTCCCCGGCAGATCCGTCCTCCCTGCGGCCGGCAACCCTGCATTACCGGCCGCGGTCCGGGACGGGAGTGACGGCCCATCTTTTGCTCGACACCGCGGATCTCGAGAGGGGCGATGAGGTCGGCGTCTGGGCCGATGGAACGCTCCTCATCGGCGGCGGCCGGGTTGAGGGGCCGAAAACCCTCCTCACTCTGTGGGGAGACGACATCGCAACCGGGGGTACGATCGACGGCGCGCGCAGCGGGAGCATCCTCAACCTGACCCTTTGGAATGAAGCGATGGCGCTTGAGCGGGTCCTCAATCTGGAGCAAGTTCGCGAGGTCTGGAGCAACAACGCCGCTGTCCTGCCGTTAAGCTATGAAGCCGACGGATTTTGGCGCGGTCGCGCCGGAGCAGTCGAGGCGATCCCGAAGCGGCTGACCCTCTATCAGAATTATCCCAATCCCTTCAATTCGACCACGCTCCTGCGGTATGTGCTGCCGCATGGCAGCCGGGTTCTACTGCGGATTTTCAATTTGCAAGGGCAGGAGGTATCGCGTTTAGCCGAGGGCGAACAGCGGGCCGGCATCTATGAGCGCAGTTTTCGTGCCGAAGGGCTGGCGAGCGGGATTTACTGGGTCGAGCTGCGGGCGGGCGCCGAGGTTCATCGCATCAGCATGATGCTGCTGCGCTGA